The region GCCCGGAGACAATGTCCAGTTTGAAGTAGAGCTCATAACGCCTATCGCCATGGAGACGGAACTCCGCTTCGCCATAAGAGAAGGCGGCCATACGGTAGGAGCCGGAGTCGTAACGGAAGTAATAGCATAGTCGAACCATAAGGGCTAGAAATGCGTGAGATAATAACGATAGCATGTTCGGAATGCAAAAACAGGAATTACAGTTCCTGGAAAAATAAGAAAAAGACTAAAGATAAGATAGAGCTGAGCAAATATTGCAAGTTTTGCAAAAAACATACGCTTCATAAGGAATTAAAGTAGGCACTGAGGTGGGAGCGTCCGCCTTAGGCGGAATAAGCGGCACCCTATATATAATATAATAGGAAGGCCAGTAGCTCCAACTGGAAGAGCAGCGGTCTCCAAAACCGCCTGTTGGGGGTTCGAATCCCTCCTGGCCTGCCAGCTTTTTAGATTGATAGCAGGCCTCGTAGATTCGAAGTGAGCGAGCGCCGACCTAATGGGAGGAAAAGGCCGTAAGTCCGCCCCGCCTTTTAGATAGCGGTAGGCGGGGTCCCGCAGAGGACCGAAGGGACGTATGCGGGAAAAGGACCGGCCGCCAGCGAGCGAGTGGCCGACCCGAGCCGAAGCTCCTGCGAAGGCGAGGGCGCCGAATCCCTCCTGGCCTGCCATGGTTCGACGCAGCCGCCAGGGGCGGCTTTGCTCACCATGATCCCGAGCGAAGCCGAGGGACCATGGTTCGACGCAGTCGCCAGAGGCGACTTTGCTCACCATGATCCCGAGCAAGTGAGCGAAGCGAACGCGTCGAGGGGCCATATTTAGGTAGTCAGCAGGAATGTGGAATTCGATAGGTAAATATAAATGGCAAATAAAGTCGCAAATTTCTTAAAAGAAGTAAAGGTTGAATTAATCAAGGTCTCCTGGCCGACAAGGGCGGAACTTAGATCATCTTCCATTGTGGTCATAACTTCTGTGTTGCTCTTGGGCATATTCATATGGCTGTGCGATATTATGTTTGCCCGAATGGTGAATATAATAATAAAAATTTAAGTTTACGGTGGATAATGGCGAAGCAGTGGTACGTAGTACATACGCAAACAGGGTACGAAGATAAGATTAAGGCGAATATAGAGAGCAGGGCGAAGACAAGTTCTGTAAGCGATCTCATCTCGCAGGTTTTAGTCCCTACCGAGAAAGTTTCGGAAGTGAAGGCCGGCAAGAAAAAGATATCTACCAGAAAATTTTTCCCCGGCTATGTCCTCGTTGAGATGGAACTCACCGACGATACCTGGTATCTGATCAAAAATACCCCCGGCGTAAGCGGTTTTATCGGTTCGGGCCGCAGGCCTGTGCCGCTAAAAGAAACCGAGATCAGCGCCATATTAAAACAGGCTGAAATGGCCAAAGAAAAGCCTACGCCGAAAATCATATTTGAAAAGGGTGAAGGAGTAAGGGTACTAGAAGGACCGTTTACTAATTTTAATGGTACCATAGAAGAGATTAACCCCACTAAGGGGAAGCTTAAAGTCACGATTTCTATTTTTGGCAGATCTACGCCGGTAGAGTTGGAATATTGGCAGGTAGAAAAGGTATAAAGCCCATCTTAAGGATATAAAAAATGGCAAAAAAGGTAAAAGCAGTTATAAAGTTATATTGTCCTGCGGGAGCCGCAAATCCCGCGCCTCCGGTAGGCCCAGCGCTAGGGCAGCACGGCGTAAACATAATGGAATTTTGCAAACAGTTTAACGCAAAGACTCAAGGGCGTGACGGCCTCAAACTGCCGGTAATAATAACAGCTTACGAAGACAGATCATTTACCTTTATAATAAAGAGCCCGCCTTCTTCCATACTTCTCAAGAGGGCGTGCGGCGTCGCAAAGGCAAGCGGCGTTCCCCATAAGGAAAAGGTGGGATCGGTCACCAAGGATCAGGTAAGAGAGATCGCTAAAATAAAGATGCCGGACTTGAACACCACCGATGTTGAGCAGGCCATGAGGATGGTGGAAGGAACCGCCCGCAGCATGGGCATAGATATAGTAGATTCCAAATAATAGAGGAGTTATTAATACACAATGGCATTATCTAAGAGAAAGAAAGAATTCGAAAAATCAGTCGATCCTAAGAAGACTTGCACGCTGCGCGAGGCGATAGAAGTATTAAAAAAAGCACCGAAAACAAAATTTGACCAGACCGTAGAGGTCTCTTTCAGAATTAATATCAATGTAAAAGAGACATCCTTGAGCGTGCGTGGTACTGTATCGCTGCCCCACGGTACCGGCAAAACAAGAAAAGTGGCGGTATTCTGCAAAGGCGAAGACGATAGAAAAGCTAAGGCCGCAGGAGCCGATTTTGTAGGCGCGGACGACCTTGTAAAAAAGGTCAGTGAAGGCTGGTGCGATTTTGATGTCGCGATAGCCACCCCTGAGATGATGAAAGATATGGGCCGGTTAGGAAAAATACTGGGGCCGCGCGGCCTCATGCCGAATCCAAAAGCCGGGACAGTCACTCAAGACGTAGAAAAGGCCGTGCAGGACGTTAAAAAAGGAAAAATAGAATTTAAAATGGATAAGCAGTCCAACATCCACGCAATGATAGGGAAATTATCCTTTGAGACAAACTTGTTAGTCGAAAACGGAATAGAGCTGATAGAAGCGGTTGAACGGGCGAAGCCGCCGGTGACAAAGGGCGTATTTATAAAGAGCCTGTCGGTATCTTCGACCATGGGTCCCGGGCTGAGGCTTGATTATAACGGCTGGCGCGGATAAGAAAAGAAAAAACCATTATGGAAAAGTTCGGAAAAGTATGTAAAGAGCATATGGTTAAAGAGATAACGGAACGCTTTAAGAGCTATCCGGATTTTTTTATAACCACTTTTAGCAATATCGGTGTTGGTGATATGGAGAATCTCAGAAAGTCGCTTAAAAAAGATGCTTCAGCTTATATGGTCACAAAAAATACGATGCTTAAGCAGGCCGTAAAGAAGTCCGGCATAAGCATCAAGATGGAAGATATCGAATCATCCGTAAGCGGTTCATGCGGAGTCCTTTTTACAAAAGGAGACCCTGTTTCGATATCGCGCATATTGGTGAATTTTGCCAAAAACCACGAGACCCTGAAAATAAGAGCCGGTTTTGTAAATGGCGAGACGATTTTCTTTGACACTATTAAGTTTATGTCAACTCTGCCGTCCCGCGAAGTACTGTTAGCCACGGCCTTCGCAGCCATAAAATCGCCTGTGACGGGTTTTGTGGGTATTTTGCGGAATCTTTTAAAAAATTTAGTCGGCGTCGTAGACGCTATTGGAAAGAAGAAGAACGAAGCATAATTAAATACGATACCTGTGGCATGTTAATGTCAGGGGCAGTTCGGTGAAGGAGGAATACAATGGTTGAAGAGAAGAAAGAAGTAGAGACGAAGAAAGCGGATATTCAAATATCCAAGAAGATGGAAGATATCATATCATCCATCGAGGGCATGACTGTGCTTGAATTGGCAAATCTTGTTAAGGTGCTCGAGGAGAAGTTCGGAGTAACTGCGGCACAACCCATGATGGCAATGGCCGGTATGGGGCAGGCTCCGGCAGCAGGCGCAGCAGTTGAGGAAAAGACGGTATTTACCGTAGTCCTAGCCGGCGCGGGTGCAAATAAGATCAATGTCATAAAAGAGATCCGTACCATTACGACCTTAGGGTTAAAAGAAGCTAAAGACCTGGTCGAAGCCGCGCCCAAGAATGTAAAAGAAGGCATTACCAAAGAAGAAGCCGAGGAAATCAAAAAGAAGCTCGAAGCCGCCGGCGCAAAGGTAGAACTCAAATAAGACCCAAACTTATGGAGTGGTATTTTCGCGCTTAAGCGACATAAGTTTGTTGGTCGAATTTGATCCTCCGAAGCCAAACACGATAAGTATTTGGCGAAGGAGGAGTAATTCGGCGAAGGCGAATGAAAACAACTTAAGTATTACCCGGAAGGGCTATGAAAGAGACCATAAAAAATTTCGGAAAAATAAAAGAAAATTTCAAAGTTCCCAACATGGTTGTGATGCAGACCGCCTCTTACGCTGAATTTTTGCAGGCGGATGTTCCGCGCACAAAACGGAAACTGGTTGGACTTGAAGGCACCTTCAGAGAGACATTTCCAATAGAAAGCTTTGACGGAAAATACAAGTTGGAATATGCGGGTTATTCTCTTGGCGCGCCAAAATATAATTTGAGCGAATGCCGGAAACGCGGCATAACCTACGCGAGCCCCTTAAAAGTTAAAATACGTCTTCGATCCCCGAAAGATGCTAAGGAGCAGGAAGTCTATATGGGGGATCTGCCGCTTATGACCGCGACAGGGACTTTTATCATAAACGGCGACGAAAGAGTAGTAGTAAGCCAGCTTCACCGCTCACCCGGCATATCGTTCGAAGACTTCATTCACCCTAACGGGAAAAAATTGTTTGCGGCGAGAATCATACCCTATAGAGGCGCGTGGATTGAGATAGAGACTGATATAAATGACGCTATGCATATAACTATTGATCGGCGAAGAAAATTTGCCGCGACTACCTTTTTAAGAACATTGGGCCTTTCCAAAGATGAGGATATTCTTAAGGCCATCTGCGGGATAGAGAAGATTGAAGCGTCCCGGAAGAGCCAGTTTGAAAACGTGATCGGCGGAGTGCTGGCGGCTGATGTGACAGGCGAAAGCGGCTTACCATTTGCACGCGCCACCGAAAAAATAACCAAAGACACGGTTAACAGGATTTGGAATGCCGGCATAAGGACGATAAAAGTCTTGGTCAATCCTATGCCGGAATTGATAAATACTCTGGACAAAGATCATTGCAGAACTAAAGAAGATGCGACATTAGATATATATAGGAAGTTACGCCCCGGTGATCCCCCGACCATGGCAAACGCGGAAACGCTTATGACCAGGTTATTTTTTGATCCAAAGAGGTATGAACTTGGCCGCGTCGGCAGATTTATGATCAATAGAAAATTGGGCATGAACGAGCCGCTTGGCAATACTGTATTAACGGCCGAGACAGTAGTCAAGGCCCTTGTAAAACTTATACAGATTAAAAATGGAAACGGCCAAACGGACGATATTGACCATTTGGGCAACAGGCGCATCAGGGCGGTGGGCGAACTTCTGCAGAATCAGTTCAGGATAGGCCTTGCCAGGATAGAGCGCGCGGCCCGCGAGAGGATGAATATATACGACCTTGAGAACGTTATGCCGCATAATCTCATAAACTCTAAGCTTATATCCAGCGCAATAAGAGATTTTTTCGGCAGAAGTCAATTATCTCAATTTATGGACCAGACAAATCCGTTGGCCGAATTAACCCATAAGAGGCGTTTGAGCGCGGTAGGGCCGGGTGGGCTCAACAGAGAAAGAGCCGGATTTGAAGTCAGAGATGTCCACTATTCACATTACGGCCGTATGTGCCCCATAGAAACGCCGGAAGGGCCGAACATCGGGCTTATTGCGTCATTATCTGCCTATGCCAGAGTGAATGAATACGGTTTTCTTGAGACGCCTTACAGAAGGGCTGAAAAGAGAAGGGTTACCGATAAAGTTGAATATCTCACCGCGGATATAGAAGATAATTTCATTATCGCGCAGG is a window of Candidatus Omnitrophota bacterium DNA encoding:
- the tuf gene encoding elongation factor Tu (EF-Tu; promotes GTP-dependent binding of aminoacyl-tRNA to the A-site of ribosomes during protein biosynthesis; when the tRNA anticodon matches the mRNA codon, GTP hydrolysis results; the inactive EF-Tu-GDP leaves the ribosome and release of GDP is promoted by elongation factor Ts; many prokaryotes have two copies of the gene encoding EF-Tu); this translates as PGDNVQFEVELITPIAMETELRFAIREGGHTVGAGVVTEVIA
- the rpmG gene encoding 50S ribosomal protein L33, translating into MREIITIACSECKNRNYSSWKNKKKTKDKIELSKYCKFCKKHTLHKELK
- the secE gene encoding preprotein translocase subunit SecE, which gives rise to MANKVANFLKEVKVELIKVSWPTRAELRSSSIVVITSVLLLGIFIWLCDIMFARMVNIIIKI
- the nusG gene encoding transcription termination/antitermination protein NusG, with protein sequence MAKQWYVVHTQTGYEDKIKANIESRAKTSSVSDLISQVLVPTEKVSEVKAGKKKISTRKFFPGYVLVEMELTDDTWYLIKNTPGVSGFIGSGRRPVPLKETEISAILKQAEMAKEKPTPKIIFEKGEGVRVLEGPFTNFNGTIEEINPTKGKLKVTISIFGRSTPVELEYWQVEKV
- the rplK gene encoding 50S ribosomal protein L11, producing the protein MAKKVKAVIKLYCPAGAANPAPPVGPALGQHGVNIMEFCKQFNAKTQGRDGLKLPVIITAYEDRSFTFIIKSPPSSILLKRACGVAKASGVPHKEKVGSVTKDQVREIAKIKMPDLNTTDVEQAMRMVEGTARSMGIDIVDSK
- the rplA gene encoding 50S ribosomal protein L1, whose product is MALSKRKKEFEKSVDPKKTCTLREAIEVLKKAPKTKFDQTVEVSFRININVKETSLSVRGTVSLPHGTGKTRKVAVFCKGEDDRKAKAAGADFVGADDLVKKVSEGWCDFDVAIATPEMMKDMGRLGKILGPRGLMPNPKAGTVTQDVEKAVQDVKKGKIEFKMDKQSNIHAMIGKLSFETNLLVENGIELIEAVERAKPPVTKGVFIKSLSVSSTMGPGLRLDYNGWRG
- the rplJ gene encoding 50S ribosomal protein L10 yields the protein MEKFGKVCKEHMVKEITERFKSYPDFFITTFSNIGVGDMENLRKSLKKDASAYMVTKNTMLKQAVKKSGISIKMEDIESSVSGSCGVLFTKGDPVSISRILVNFAKNHETLKIRAGFVNGETIFFDTIKFMSTLPSREVLLATAFAAIKSPVTGFVGILRNLLKNLVGVVDAIGKKKNEA
- the rplL gene encoding 50S ribosomal protein L7/L12, producing the protein MVEEKKEVETKKADIQISKKMEDIISSIEGMTVLELANLVKVLEEKFGVTAAQPMMAMAGMGQAPAAGAAVEEKTVFTVVLAGAGANKINVIKEIRTITTLGLKEAKDLVEAAPKNVKEGITKEEAEEIKKKLEAAGAKVELK